A stretch of the Xiphias gladius isolate SHS-SW01 ecotype Sanya breed wild chromosome 21, ASM1685928v1, whole genome shotgun sequence genome encodes the following:
- the apcdd1l gene encoding protein APCDD1-like → MSNGRFSHLLRGAWLLWQAVFVAGAGSKLWEVPTASFTSVSNLSESLQWEPRCHYRHLRDSVSITADTPPRVDGTWVSIRCEVRPGPEFLTRSYTFHPSRHFQALQHYYTDSSCENPAYSLLIRGKLRLRQASWITHGGTKAEHHLSKVGLVVHSLAAKQRLASRLPPTCVGLTLGRVVPGKLYELYNTRAGRGCLAVLGFSMLEMGLIRVETQHHSHGGKIQELFLGDIHTDWTQRTQYRPTGYQQPLQNAMHHIHPCPVCALVYRSSEQRPPVLPRSPAAPLSLAGRWVSQRCETRPTVLFLTRDFTFDPDQHEWEGVYRHYSDPACSQHTFTLRASGHYAQGNPSAKVSGATEFVFKVTQVRVTAMEEPTAKLLNGTRPGKCGRAGGWEVGLEQDLTATDGCTLLGIKLPHKEYELFKTELDHRKHPLLFIGERPTDGSSPDRPQRRPTSFQAPMALCSGGETQSKHRYESGFNSKQVQLATNGTERLAQLALLVFGSVLCSLFCVY, encoded by the exons CTGTGTTTGTGGCTGGGGCTGGGAGTAAACTATGGGAGGTGCCCACAGCCTCCTTCACTTCCGTCTCCAACCTCAGTGAGAGCCTGCAGTGGGAGCCCCGCTGTCATTACCGCCACCTACGGGACTCAGTGAGCATCACAGCAGACACCCCCCCAAGAGTGGACGGCACATGGGTGTCAATAAG ATGTGAAGTTCGGCCCGGTCCGGAGTTCCTCACCCGTTCCTACACCTTTCACCCCAGCCGTCACTTCCAGGCCCTGCAGCACTACTACACCGACAGCAGCTGTGAGAACCCGGCCTACTCCCTGCTGATCAGGGGGAAGCTTCGTCTGCGCCAGGCCTCCTGGATCACCCACGGAGGCACCAAAGCTGAACACCACCTCAGCAAAGTGGGCCTCGTGGTCCACAGCCTGGCAGCCAAGCAGAGGCTGGCCTCCAGGCTGCCCCCGACCTGTGTGGGTTTGACCCTGGGTCGAGTGGTGCCGGGGAAGCTGTATGAGCTGTACAACACCCGCGCAGGGAGGGGCTGCCTGGCTGTGCTGGGTTTCTCCATGTTGGAGATGGGTCTGATTCGGGTGGAGACACAGCACCACAGTCATGGAGGGAAGATCCAGGAGCTGTTTTTAGGGGATATCCACACTGACTGGACTCAGAGAACTCAATACAGACCGACAGGGTACCAGCAGCCGCTGCAGAACGCCATG CATCACATCCATCCCTGCCCTGTGTGCGCTCTAGTGTACCGCTCCTCAGAGCAGCGCCCCCCGGTGTTGCCCCGCAGCCCCGCAGCCCCTCTGTCTCTGGCCGGCCGCTGGGTCAGCCAGCGCTGTGAAACCCGCCCCACTGTTCTCTTCCTCACCCGAGACTTCACCTTTGATCCTGACCAGCACGAATGGGAGGGCGTCTACCGGCACTACTCGGACCCTGCCTGCTCTCAGCACACCTTCACCCTGAGGGCCTCGGGCCACTACGCTCAGGGAAACCCCTCCGCCAAGGTGTCAGGAGCAACTGAGTTTGTCTTCAAGGTCACCCAGGTGAGAGTCACAGCAATGGAGGAGCCCACAGCCAAGCTGCTGAACGGGACTAGGCCGGGAAAGTGTGGTCGGGCTGGTGGGTGGGAGGTCGGGTTGGAGCAGGACTTGACCGCCACGGATGGGTGCACGCTGCTGGGCATCAAGCTGCCACATAAGGAGTACGAGCTCTTCAAGACAGAGCTGGACCATAGGAAACACCCGCTGCTGTTCATCGGAGAGAGGCCGACTGATGGGTCCAGTCCTGACCGACCGCAGAGGAGACCCACTTCCTTTCAAGCTCCTATGGCTCTTTGCAGTGGAGGGGAGACACAGTCCAAACATCGCTATGAATCGGGTTTTAACAGCAAGCAAGTCCAGTTAGCAACCAATGGGACAGAGAGACTGGCACAGCTGGCGTTACTGGTGTTTGGATCTGTGCTGTGCAGCTTGTTCTGCGTTTATTAG
- the LOC120783371 gene encoding vesicle-associated membrane protein-associated protein B-like, with protein MARPEQVLLLEPQHELKFRGPFSDVVTTNLKLSNPTDRNVCFKVKTTAPRRYCVRPNSGIIDAGTSINVSVMLQPFDYDPNEKSKHKFMVQSMLAPPDMTDMEGVWKEAKPEELMDSKLRCVFEMPVENEKTHDMESNKMMSSSLLKSDSSALPAKSLSSTLDDGEVKKIMEECKRLQMEAQRLREENKQIREDDGLRMRKSNVMSSQHPSVGIKKEEGLSARTVALIMLFFVVGVIVGKLVL; from the exons GTCCATTCTCAGACGTGGTCACCACAAATCTCAAGCTCTCCAACCCCACAGACAGGAATGTGTGTTTCAAGGTGAAGACGACAGCACCGCGCCGGTACTGTGTGCGGCCAAACAGTGGAATCATCGATGCAGGCACCTCAATCAATGTATCAG ttATGCTGCAGCCTTTTGACTACGACCCCAATGAGAAGAGCAAACACAAGTTCATGGTCCAGTCCATGCTAGCACCTCCTGATATGACTGACATGGAGGGAGTG TGGAAGGAGGCTAAGCCAGAGGAGCTAATGGACTCCAAGCTGAGGTGTGTTTTTGAGATGCCAGTGGAGAACGAAAAAACG CATGACATGGAATCCAACAAGATGATGTCGTCCAGCTTGCTGAAGTCAGACTCCTCTGCGCTGCCTGCGAAGTCACTGAGCTCCACCCTTGATGACGGGGAGGTAAAGAAGATCATGGAGGAGTGTAAGAGGCTGCAGATGGAGGCTCAGAGGCTAcgggaagaaaacaaacagatcaGG GAGGACGATGGCCTGCGGATGAGGAAGAGTAACGTGATGTCGTCTCAGCACCCCTCAGTTGGCATCAAGAAAGAGGAAGGGTTGAGCGCCCGCACGGTGGCCCTCatcatgcttttctttgtggTGGGCGTCATCGTGGGCAAGTTGGTCTTGTAG